A genomic region of Antennarius striatus isolate MH-2024 chromosome 16, ASM4005453v1, whole genome shotgun sequence contains the following coding sequences:
- the LOC137609607 gene encoding very-long-chain enoyl-CoA reductase-like — protein sequence MDVLALEAKNVGGGTEADKKTAPRPKPKAVKKAKRVVYFEVEIVDLKTKEKLLLLDKVEPTATILDIKALFHKSYPKWYPARQSLRLDPKSKSLRDEEVLQTLPVGTTASFYFSDLGPQLTWGTVFLAECVGPLLIYLMFYFRLPFIYSMKYDFTSSKHWVVHLACICHSFHYIKRILETMFVHRISHGTMPLRNIFKNCGYYWCCAAWMAYYINHPLYTPPYYGQQQVKTGLYLFLFCQVGNFSIHVALRNLKLSGSKIKKIPYPTKNPFTWIFWLVSCPNYTYELGSWIGFTVMTQCVPVAFFTLVAFIQMTVWARGKHRCYLKEFRDYPTLRSSILPFIL from the exons ATGGATGTACTCGCCTTAGAGGCAAAGAATGTAGGCGGAGGAACTGAAGCCGACAAGAAGACCGCACCGAGGCCAAAACCCAAGGCTGTCAAAAAAGCCAAAAGGGTTGTTTACTTTGAGGTGGAGATTGTGGACTTAAAGACTAAGGAGAAGCTGCTTCTGCTGGacaag GTGGAGCCAACTGCCACTATTTTGGATATTAAAGCTTTATTTCACAAATCAT ATCCTAAGTGGTATCCGGCCAGGCAGTCTCTGCGTTTGGATCCGA AGTCAAAAAGTCTCAGGGACGAAGAAGTTCTGCAAACCCTCCCTGTGGGAACCACAGCCAGCTTTTACTTCAGCGACTTGGGGCCCCAGCTCACATGGGGAACA GTGTTCCTGGCAGAATGCGTCGGGCCGCTGCTCATCTACTTAATGTTCTACTTCCGGCTCCCATTCATCTACTCAATGAAATACGACTTCACCAGTAGCAAGCACTGGGTCGTACA CTTGGCCTGCATCTGTCATTCCTTCCACTACATCAAGAGGATTCTGGAGACAATGTTTGTCCATCGTATCTCCCATGGGACCATGCCTCTCAGAAACATATTTAAG AACTGTGGCTATTACTGGTGTTGTGCAGCTTGGATGGCGTACTACATCAACCACCCCCTCTATACCCCCCCAT ATTACGGGCAGCAGCAGGTGAAAACAGGGCTCTACCTTTTCTTG TTCTGCCAAGTAGGGAATTTTTCCATCCATGTTGCTCTTCGTAACCTCAAGCTGtcag GTTCAAAAATTAAGAAGATTCCTTACCCAACTAAAAATCCATTCACTTGGATTTTTTGGCTTGTCTCCTGTCCAAATTATACATATGAG CTGGGCTCCTGGATTGGCTTCACAGTGATGACCCAGTGTGTGCCTGTGGCTTTCTTCACCCTCGTGGCCTTCATCCAGATGACGGTGTGGGCCAGAGGCAAACACCGCTGCTACCTTAAGGAGTTCAGAGATTATCCAACCCTTCGCTCCTCCATACTCCCCTTCATCTTGTAG
- the dnajb1a gene encoding dnaJ homolog subfamily B member 1a — protein MGKDYYRVLGIAKGASDEEIKKAYRKQALRFHPDKNKSPGAEDKFKEVAEAYDVLSDAKKRDIYDRCGEEGLKGSAGGGVGGHSGQSYNYTFHGDPHAMFAEFFGGRNPFDNFFQQNVDDDMDVDPFGPFGMGRMGSMGGFQRQFKPQAGPHRRRHEKKKDPPVVHELKVSLEEVFSGCTKKMKISRKRLNPDGCTVRKEDKILTVDIKRGWKEGTKITFPKEGDETPLNIPADVVFVVKDKPHPVFRREGSDIIYPAKISLRDALCGCTVNAPTLDGRTITVTSRDVVKPGTKKRIAGEGLPLSKCPEKRGDMILDFTVKFPDKLGQSTQDALKQVLPP, from the exons ATGGGGAAAGACTACTACCGAGTGCTGGGGATAGCCAAAGGGGCCTCCGACGAGGAGATCAAGAAGGCGTACAGAAAGCAGGCGCTGCGCTTCCACCCCGACAAGAACAAGTCTCCGGGGGCCGAGGACAAGTTCAAGGAGGTCGCCGAGGCCTACGACGTCCTGAGCGATGCCAAGAAGAGGGACATTTACGACCGCTGTGGAGAAGAAG gATTAAAGGGATCGGCTGGCGGTGGAGTTGGAGGACACAGCGGTCAAAGCTACAACTATACCTTCCATGGAGACCCTCATGCGATGTTCGCCGAGTTCTTCGGTGGCCGCAACCCTTTCGACAATTTCTTCCAACAAAACGTGGACGACGATATGGACGTCGACCCCTTTGGACCTTTTGGTATGGGAAGAATGGGTAGTATGGGCGGCTTTCAAAGGCAGTTTAAACCCCAAGCAGGTCCTCATCGCAGAAGACACGAGAAAAAGAAGGACCCACCCGTGGTGCATGAACTGAAGGTGAGCCTGGAGGAGGTTTTCTCCGGCTGCACCAAAAAGATGAAGATTTCCCGCAAAAGATTGAACCCAGACGGCTGCACCGTGCGCAAGGAAGACAAAATTTTAACTGTTGATATCAAGCGTGGCTGGAAGGAGGGGACAAAGATCACCTTTCCGAAAGAAGGAGATGAAACTCCCTTAAACATTCCTGCAGATGTCGTGTTTGTAGTTAAAGACAAACCCCACCCGGTGTTCAGAAGAGAGGGCTCGGATATAATCTATCCTGCAAAAATCTCCCTTAGAGAT GCGCTGTGTGGATGCACCGTCAATGCCCCAACGCTGGACGGTCGGACCATCACTGTGACCTCCAGAGATGTTGTCAAACCTGGAACCAAAAAGCGTATCGCTGGAGAAGGTCTTCCCCTCTCCAAGTGCCCTGAGAAGAGGGGTGACATGATCTTGGACTTCACGGTCAAATTCCCTGATAAACTGGGCCAAAGCACCCAAGATGCACTGAAGCAGGTCCTTCCACCATAA